Proteins encoded in a region of the Triticum dicoccoides isolate Atlit2015 ecotype Zavitan chromosome 3A, WEW_v2.0, whole genome shotgun sequence genome:
- the LOC119268792 gene encoding probable histone chaperone ASF1A: MSLLVGLPDLEWKLIYVGSAEDENYDQQLESVLVGPVNVGTYRFVLEADPPDPSKIREEDIIGVTVLLLTCSYMGQEFIRVGYYVNNDYDDEQLREEPPAKLLIDRVQRNILTDKPRVTKFPINFHPETSGGQQQDQPQSAVPENPTGEGSKASTDL; the protein is encoded by the exons ATGAGTTTGTTGGTCGGCCTTCCAGATCTGGAGTGGAAGCTTATATATGTTGGATCAGCTGAAGATGAGAACTATGATCAGCAACTTGAGAGTGTGCTTGTTGGCCCTGTGAATGTTGGGACATACCGTTTTGTTCTGGAG GCCGACCCCCCTGATCCCTCAAAGATCCGCGAGGAGGACATAATCGGTGTCACGGTGCTTTTGTTGACCTGTTCATACATGGGGCAGGAGTTCATCAGAGTAGGCTACTACGTGaacaatgattatgatgatgaGCAACTTAGGGAAGAACCCCCGGCGAAGCTGCTGATTGACCGGGTGCAGAGAAATATTTTGACCGACAAGCCCCGGGTCACCAAGTTCCCCATCAATTTCCATCCTGAAACAAGCGGAGGACAGCAGCAAGATCAACCACAATCAGCTGTACCTGAAAACCCTACAGGCGAAGGGAGCAAGGCCAGCACAGATCTTTGA